One Symphalangus syndactylus isolate Jambi chromosome 20, NHGRI_mSymSyn1-v2.1_pri, whole genome shotgun sequence DNA segment encodes these proteins:
- the ACBD4 gene encoding acyl-CoA-binding domain-containing protein 4 isoform X1, whose amino-acid sequence MGTGKESPEPDCQKQFQAAVSVIQNLPKNGTYRPSYEEMLRFYSYYKQATMGPCLVPRPGFWDPIGRYKWDAWNSLGKMSREEAMSAYITEMKLVAQKVIDTVPLGEVAEDMFGYFEPLYQVIPDMPRPPETFLRRVTGWKEQVVNGVVGAVSEPPCLPKEPAPPSPASLWAVTVPTPPQSPIHPGTWTPRFSVIPWSSWSLSWFGQSSGQHLEDSVTPGRAPCPPQRKRGCGAARQGPRSWTCGCWGQFEHYRRACRRCRGRSPGPVLGHGPLGSRGARCSSSSCGPSSSSGSSECFGPKRGDCQWRGLCSQLTLSCCALSLPRV is encoded by the exons ATGGGCACCGGGAAAGAAAGCCCAGAGCCCGACTGCCAGAAacagttccaggctgcagtgagcgtcATCCAGAACCTGCCTAAGAACG GTACTTACCGCCCCTCCTATGAAGAGATGCTGCGATTCTACAGTTACTACAAGCAGGCCACTATGGGGCCCTGCCTGGTCCCCCGGCCCGGGTTCTGGGACCCCATTGGACGATATAAGTG GGACGCCTGGAACAGTCTGGGCAAGATGAGCAGGGAGGAGGCCATGTCTGCCTACATCACTGAAATGAAACTGGTGGCACAGAAG GTGATCGACACAGTGCCCCTGGGTGAGGTGGCAGAGGACATGTTTGGTTACTTCGAGCCCCTGTACCAGGTGATCCCTGACATGCCGAGGCCCCCAGAGACCTTCCTGAGAAGGGTCACAG GTTGGAAAGAGCAGGTTGTGAATGGAGTTGTTGGGGCTGTTTCagagcctccctgcctccccaagGAACCGGCACCCCCAAGCCCAG CTTCCCTCTGGGCAGTAACTGTACCAACCCCTCCACAGAGTCCCATTCACCCAGGGACCTGGACTCCGAGGTTTTCTGTGATTCCCTGGAGCAGCTGGAGCCTGAGCTG GTTTGGACAGAGCAGCGGGCAGCATCTGGAGGACAGCGTGACCCCAGGAAGAGCCCCATGCCCCCCGCAGAGAAAG AGGGGTTGCGGGGCAGCCCGCCAGGGCCCCAGGAGTTGGACGTGTGGCTGCTGGGGACAGTTCGAGCACTACAGGAGAGCATGCAGGAGGTGCAG AGGCCGCAGTCCAGGCCCAGTGCTCGGCCATGGCCCCTTGGGCTCCCGGGGCGCGCGCTGCTCTTCTTCCTCCTGTGGCCCTTCGTCGTCCAGTGGCTCTTCCGAATGTTTCGGACCCAAAAGAGGTGACTGTCAGTGGAGGGGTCTCTGCAGCCAACTGACACTATCTTGCTGTGCCCTGAGCCTTCCTAGGGTTTAG
- the ACBD4 gene encoding acyl-CoA-binding domain-containing protein 4 isoform X6: MGTGKESPEPDCQKQFQAAVSVIQNLPKNGTYRPSYEEMLRFYSYYKQATMGPCLVPRPGFWDPIGRYKWDAWNSLGKMSREEAMSAYITEMKLVAQKVIDTVPLGEVAEDMFGYFEPLYQVIPDMPRPPETFLRRVTGWKEQVVNGVVGAVSEPPCLPKEPAPPSPASLWAVTVPTPPQSPIHPGTWTPRFSVIPWSSWSLSWFGQSSGQHLEDSVTPGRAPCPPQRKRGCGAARQGPRSWTCGCWGQFEHYRRACRRCSRDGVSPSWPGWS, encoded by the exons ATGGGCACCGGGAAAGAAAGCCCAGAGCCCGACTGCCAGAAacagttccaggctgcagtgagcgtcATCCAGAACCTGCCTAAGAACG GTACTTACCGCCCCTCCTATGAAGAGATGCTGCGATTCTACAGTTACTACAAGCAGGCCACTATGGGGCCCTGCCTGGTCCCCCGGCCCGGGTTCTGGGACCCCATTGGACGATATAAGTG GGACGCCTGGAACAGTCTGGGCAAGATGAGCAGGGAGGAGGCCATGTCTGCCTACATCACTGAAATGAAACTGGTGGCACAGAAG GTGATCGACACAGTGCCCCTGGGTGAGGTGGCAGAGGACATGTTTGGTTACTTCGAGCCCCTGTACCAGGTGATCCCTGACATGCCGAGGCCCCCAGAGACCTTCCTGAGAAGGGTCACAG GTTGGAAAGAGCAGGTTGTGAATGGAGTTGTTGGGGCTGTTTCagagcctccctgcctccccaagGAACCGGCACCCCCAAGCCCAG CTTCCCTCTGGGCAGTAACTGTACCAACCCCTCCACAGAGTCCCATTCACCCAGGGACCTGGACTCCGAGGTTTTCTGTGATTCCCTGGAGCAGCTGGAGCCTGAGCTG GTTTGGACAGAGCAGCGGGCAGCATCTGGAGGACAGCGTGACCCCAGGAAGAGCCCCATGCCCCCCGCAGAGAAAG AGGGGTTGCGGGGCAGCCCGCCAGGGCCCCAGGAGTTGGACGTGTGGCTGCTGGGGACAGTTCGAGCACTACAGGAGAGCATGCAGGAGGTGCAG tagagacggggtttcaccatcttggccaggctggtcttga
- the ACBD4 gene encoding acyl-CoA-binding domain-containing protein 4 isoform X8, with amino-acid sequence MGTGKESPEPDCQKQFQAAVSVIQNLPKNGTYRPSYEEMLRFYSYYKQATMGPCLVPRPGFWDPIGRYKWDAWNSLGKMSREEAMSAYITEMKLVAQKVIDTVPLGEVAEDMFGYFEPLYQVIPDMPRPPETFLRRVTGWKEQVVNGVVGAVSEPPCLPKEPAPPSPESHSPRDLDSEVFCDSLEQLEPELVWTEQRAASGGQRDPRKSPMPPAEKEAAVQAQCSAMAPWAPGARAALLPPVALRRPVALPNVSDPKEVTVSGGVSAAN; translated from the exons ATGGGCACCGGGAAAGAAAGCCCAGAGCCCGACTGCCAGAAacagttccaggctgcagtgagcgtcATCCAGAACCTGCCTAAGAACG GTACTTACCGCCCCTCCTATGAAGAGATGCTGCGATTCTACAGTTACTACAAGCAGGCCACTATGGGGCCCTGCCTGGTCCCCCGGCCCGGGTTCTGGGACCCCATTGGACGATATAAGTG GGACGCCTGGAACAGTCTGGGCAAGATGAGCAGGGAGGAGGCCATGTCTGCCTACATCACTGAAATGAAACTGGTGGCACAGAAG GTGATCGACACAGTGCCCCTGGGTGAGGTGGCAGAGGACATGTTTGGTTACTTCGAGCCCCTGTACCAGGTGATCCCTGACATGCCGAGGCCCCCAGAGACCTTCCTGAGAAGGGTCACAG GTTGGAAAGAGCAGGTTGTGAATGGAGTTGTTGGGGCTGTTTCagagcctccctgcctccccaagGAACCGGCACCCCCAAGCCCAG AGTCCCATTCACCCAGGGACCTGGACTCCGAGGTTTTCTGTGATTCCCTGGAGCAGCTGGAGCCTGAGCTG GTTTGGACAGAGCAGCGGGCAGCATCTGGAGGACAGCGTGACCCCAGGAAGAGCCCCATGCCCCCCGCAGAGAAAG AGGCCGCAGTCCAGGCCCAGTGCTCGGCCATGGCCCCTTGGGCTCCCGGGGCGCGCGCTGCTCTTCTTCCTCCTGTGGCCCTTCGTCGTCCAGTGGCTCTTCCGAATGTTTCGGACCCAAAAGAGGTGACTGTCAGTGGAGGGGTCTCTGCAGCCAACTGA
- the ACBD4 gene encoding acyl-CoA-binding domain-containing protein 4 isoform X3, which produces MGTGKESPEPDCQKQFQAAVSVIQNLPKNGTYRPSYEEMLRFYSYYKQATMGPCLVPRPGFWDPIGRYKWDAWNSLGKMSREEAMSAYITEMKLVAQKVIDTVPLGEVAEDMFGYFEPLYQVIPDMPRPPETFLRRVTGWKEQVVNGVVGAVSEPPCLPKEPAPPSPESHSPRDLDSEVFCDSLEQLEPELVWTEQRAASGGQRDPRKSPMPPAEKEGLRGSPPGPQELDVWLLGTVRALQESMQEVQRPQSRPSARPWPLGLPGRALLFFLLWPFVVQWLFRMFRTQKR; this is translated from the exons ATGGGCACCGGGAAAGAAAGCCCAGAGCCCGACTGCCAGAAacagttccaggctgcagtgagcgtcATCCAGAACCTGCCTAAGAACG GTACTTACCGCCCCTCCTATGAAGAGATGCTGCGATTCTACAGTTACTACAAGCAGGCCACTATGGGGCCCTGCCTGGTCCCCCGGCCCGGGTTCTGGGACCCCATTGGACGATATAAGTG GGACGCCTGGAACAGTCTGGGCAAGATGAGCAGGGAGGAGGCCATGTCTGCCTACATCACTGAAATGAAACTGGTGGCACAGAAG GTGATCGACACAGTGCCCCTGGGTGAGGTGGCAGAGGACATGTTTGGTTACTTCGAGCCCCTGTACCAGGTGATCCCTGACATGCCGAGGCCCCCAGAGACCTTCCTGAGAAGGGTCACAG GTTGGAAAGAGCAGGTTGTGAATGGAGTTGTTGGGGCTGTTTCagagcctccctgcctccccaagGAACCGGCACCCCCAAGCCCAG AGTCCCATTCACCCAGGGACCTGGACTCCGAGGTTTTCTGTGATTCCCTGGAGCAGCTGGAGCCTGAGCTG GTTTGGACAGAGCAGCGGGCAGCATCTGGAGGACAGCGTGACCCCAGGAAGAGCCCCATGCCCCCCGCAGAGAAAG AGGGGTTGCGGGGCAGCCCGCCAGGGCCCCAGGAGTTGGACGTGTGGCTGCTGGGGACAGTTCGAGCACTACAGGAGAGCATGCAGGAGGTGCAG AGGCCGCAGTCCAGGCCCAGTGCTCGGCCATGGCCCCTTGGGCTCCCGGGGCGCGCGCTGCTCTTCTTCCTCCTGTGGCCCTTCGTCGTCCAGTGGCTCTTCCGAATGTTTCGGACCCAAAAGAGGTGA
- the ACBD4 gene encoding acyl-CoA-binding domain-containing protein 4 isoform X7, translated as MGTGKESPEPDCQKQFQAAVSVIQNLPKNGTYRPSYEEMLRFYSYYKQATMGPCLVPRPGFWDPIGRYKWDAWNSLGKMSREEAMSAYITEMKLVAQKVIDTVPLGEVAEDMFGYFEPLYQVIPDMPRPPETFLRRVTGWKEQVVNGVVGAVSEPPCLPKEPAPPSPASLWAVTVPTPPQSPIHPGTWTPRFSVIPWSSWSLSWFGQSSGQHLEDSVTPGRAPCPPQRKRGCGAARQGPRSWTCGCWGQFEHYRRACRRCRDGVSPSWPGWS; from the exons ATGGGCACCGGGAAAGAAAGCCCAGAGCCCGACTGCCAGAAacagttccaggctgcagtgagcgtcATCCAGAACCTGCCTAAGAACG GTACTTACCGCCCCTCCTATGAAGAGATGCTGCGATTCTACAGTTACTACAAGCAGGCCACTATGGGGCCCTGCCTGGTCCCCCGGCCCGGGTTCTGGGACCCCATTGGACGATATAAGTG GGACGCCTGGAACAGTCTGGGCAAGATGAGCAGGGAGGAGGCCATGTCTGCCTACATCACTGAAATGAAACTGGTGGCACAGAAG GTGATCGACACAGTGCCCCTGGGTGAGGTGGCAGAGGACATGTTTGGTTACTTCGAGCCCCTGTACCAGGTGATCCCTGACATGCCGAGGCCCCCAGAGACCTTCCTGAGAAGGGTCACAG GTTGGAAAGAGCAGGTTGTGAATGGAGTTGTTGGGGCTGTTTCagagcctccctgcctccccaagGAACCGGCACCCCCAAGCCCAG CTTCCCTCTGGGCAGTAACTGTACCAACCCCTCCACAGAGTCCCATTCACCCAGGGACCTGGACTCCGAGGTTTTCTGTGATTCCCTGGAGCAGCTGGAGCCTGAGCTG GTTTGGACAGAGCAGCGGGCAGCATCTGGAGGACAGCGTGACCCCAGGAAGAGCCCCATGCCCCCCGCAGAGAAAG AGGGGTTGCGGGGCAGCCCGCCAGGGCCCCAGGAGTTGGACGTGTGGCTGCTGGGGACAGTTCGAGCACTACAGGAGAGCATGCAGGAGGTGCAG agacggggtttcaccatcttggccaggctggtcttga
- the ACBD4 gene encoding acyl-CoA-binding domain-containing protein 4 isoform X5 yields the protein MGTGKESPEPDCQKQFQAAVSVIQNLPKNGTYRPSYEEMLRFYSYYKQATMGPCLVPRPGFWDPIGRYKWDAWNSLGKMSREEAMSAYITEMKLVAQKVIDTVPLGEVAEDMFGYFEPLYQVIPDMPRPPETFLRRVTGWKEQVVNGVVGAVSEPPCLPKEPAPPSPESHSPRDLDSEVFCDSLEQLEPELVWTEQRAASGGQRDPRKSPMPPAEKEGLRGSPPGPQELDVWLLGTVRALQESMQEVQVRVHSLESMPRPPEQRRGFTILARLVLNS from the exons ATGGGCACCGGGAAAGAAAGCCCAGAGCCCGACTGCCAGAAacagttccaggctgcagtgagcgtcATCCAGAACCTGCCTAAGAACG GTACTTACCGCCCCTCCTATGAAGAGATGCTGCGATTCTACAGTTACTACAAGCAGGCCACTATGGGGCCCTGCCTGGTCCCCCGGCCCGGGTTCTGGGACCCCATTGGACGATATAAGTG GGACGCCTGGAACAGTCTGGGCAAGATGAGCAGGGAGGAGGCCATGTCTGCCTACATCACTGAAATGAAACTGGTGGCACAGAAG GTGATCGACACAGTGCCCCTGGGTGAGGTGGCAGAGGACATGTTTGGTTACTTCGAGCCCCTGTACCAGGTGATCCCTGACATGCCGAGGCCCCCAGAGACCTTCCTGAGAAGGGTCACAG GTTGGAAAGAGCAGGTTGTGAATGGAGTTGTTGGGGCTGTTTCagagcctccctgcctccccaagGAACCGGCACCCCCAAGCCCAG AGTCCCATTCACCCAGGGACCTGGACTCCGAGGTTTTCTGTGATTCCCTGGAGCAGCTGGAGCCTGAGCTG GTTTGGACAGAGCAGCGGGCAGCATCTGGAGGACAGCGTGACCCCAGGAAGAGCCCCATGCCCCCCGCAGAGAAAG AGGGGTTGCGGGGCAGCCCGCCAGGGCCCCAGGAGTTGGACGTGTGGCTGCTGGGGACAGTTCGAGCACTACAGGAGAGCATGCAGGAGGTGCAGGTGAGGGTGCACAGCCTGGAGAGCATGCCCCGGCCCCCTGAGCAG agacggggtttcaccatcttggccaggctggtcttgaactcctga
- the ACBD4 gene encoding acyl-CoA-binding domain-containing protein 4 isoform X4, whose translation MLRFYSYYKQATMGPCLVPRPGFWDPIGRYKWDAWNSLGKMSREEAMSAYITEMKLVAQKVIDTVPLGEVAEDMFGYFEPLYQVIPDMPRPPETFLRRVTGWKEQVVNGVVGAVSEPPCLPKEPAPPSPASLWAVTVPTPPQSPIHPGTWTPRFSVIPWSSWSLSWFGQSSGQHLEDSVTPGRAPCPPQRKRGCGAARQGPRSWTCGCWGQFEHYRRACRRCRGRSPGPVLGHGPLGSRGARCSSSSCGPSSSSGSSECFGPKRGDCQWRGLCSQLTLSCCALSLPRV comes from the exons ATGCTGCGATTCTACAGTTACTACAAGCAGGCCACTATGGGGCCCTGCCTGGTCCCCCGGCCCGGGTTCTGGGACCCCATTGGACGATATAAGTG GGACGCCTGGAACAGTCTGGGCAAGATGAGCAGGGAGGAGGCCATGTCTGCCTACATCACTGAAATGAAACTGGTGGCACAGAAG GTGATCGACACAGTGCCCCTGGGTGAGGTGGCAGAGGACATGTTTGGTTACTTCGAGCCCCTGTACCAGGTGATCCCTGACATGCCGAGGCCCCCAGAGACCTTCCTGAGAAGGGTCACAG GTTGGAAAGAGCAGGTTGTGAATGGAGTTGTTGGGGCTGTTTCagagcctccctgcctccccaagGAACCGGCACCCCCAAGCCCAG CTTCCCTCTGGGCAGTAACTGTACCAACCCCTCCACAGAGTCCCATTCACCCAGGGACCTGGACTCCGAGGTTTTCTGTGATTCCCTGGAGCAGCTGGAGCCTGAGCTG GTTTGGACAGAGCAGCGGGCAGCATCTGGAGGACAGCGTGACCCCAGGAAGAGCCCCATGCCCCCCGCAGAGAAAG AGGGGTTGCGGGGCAGCCCGCCAGGGCCCCAGGAGTTGGACGTGTGGCTGCTGGGGACAGTTCGAGCACTACAGGAGAGCATGCAGGAGGTGCAG AGGCCGCAGTCCAGGCCCAGTGCTCGGCCATGGCCCCTTGGGCTCCCGGGGCGCGCGCTGCTCTTCTTCCTCCTGTGGCCCTTCGTCGTCCAGTGGCTCTTCCGAATGTTTCGGACCCAAAAGAGGTGACTGTCAGTGGAGGGGTCTCTGCAGCCAACTGACACTATCTTGCTGTGCCCTGAGCCTTCCTAGGGTTTAG
- the ACBD4 gene encoding acyl-CoA-binding domain-containing protein 4 isoform X11 has product MGTGKESPEPDCQKQFQAAVSVIQNLPKNGTYRPSYEEMLRFYSYYKQATMGPCLVPRPGFWDPIGRYKWDAWNSLGKMSREEAMSAYITEMKLVAQKVIDTVPLGEVAEDMFGYFEPLYQVIPDMPRPPETFLRRVTGWKEQVVNGVVGAVSEPPCLPKEPAPPSPESHSPRDLDSEVFCDSLEQLEPELVWTEQRAASGGQRDPRKSPMPPAEKEGLRGSPPGPQELDVWLLGTVRALQESMQEVQ; this is encoded by the exons ATGGGCACCGGGAAAGAAAGCCCAGAGCCCGACTGCCAGAAacagttccaggctgcagtgagcgtcATCCAGAACCTGCCTAAGAACG GTACTTACCGCCCCTCCTATGAAGAGATGCTGCGATTCTACAGTTACTACAAGCAGGCCACTATGGGGCCCTGCCTGGTCCCCCGGCCCGGGTTCTGGGACCCCATTGGACGATATAAGTG GGACGCCTGGAACAGTCTGGGCAAGATGAGCAGGGAGGAGGCCATGTCTGCCTACATCACTGAAATGAAACTGGTGGCACAGAAG GTGATCGACACAGTGCCCCTGGGTGAGGTGGCAGAGGACATGTTTGGTTACTTCGAGCCCCTGTACCAGGTGATCCCTGACATGCCGAGGCCCCCAGAGACCTTCCTGAGAAGGGTCACAG GTTGGAAAGAGCAGGTTGTGAATGGAGTTGTTGGGGCTGTTTCagagcctccctgcctccccaagGAACCGGCACCCCCAAGCCCAG AGTCCCATTCACCCAGGGACCTGGACTCCGAGGTTTTCTGTGATTCCCTGGAGCAGCTGGAGCCTGAGCTG GTTTGGACAGAGCAGCGGGCAGCATCTGGAGGACAGCGTGACCCCAGGAAGAGCCCCATGCCCCCCGCAGAGAAAG AGGGGTTGCGGGGCAGCCCGCCAGGGCCCCAGGAGTTGGACGTGTGGCTGCTGGGGACAGTTCGAGCACTACAGGAGAGCATGCAGGAGGTGCAG tag
- the ACBD4 gene encoding acyl-CoA-binding domain-containing protein 4 isoform X9 — protein sequence MGTGKESPEPDCQKQFQAAVSVIQNLPKNGTYRPSYEEMLRFYSYYKQATMGPCLVPRPGFWDPIGRYKWDAWNSLGKMSREEAMSAYITEMKLVAQKVIDTVPLGEVAEDMFGYFEPLYQVIPDMPRPPETFLRRVTGWKEQVVNGVVGAVSEPPCLPKEPAPPSPESHSPRDLDSEVFCDSLEQLEPELVWTEQRAASGGQRDPRKSPMPPAEKEGLRGSPPGPQELDVWLLGTVRALQESMQEVQRRGFTILARLVLNS from the exons ATGGGCACCGGGAAAGAAAGCCCAGAGCCCGACTGCCAGAAacagttccaggctgcagtgagcgtcATCCAGAACCTGCCTAAGAACG GTACTTACCGCCCCTCCTATGAAGAGATGCTGCGATTCTACAGTTACTACAAGCAGGCCACTATGGGGCCCTGCCTGGTCCCCCGGCCCGGGTTCTGGGACCCCATTGGACGATATAAGTG GGACGCCTGGAACAGTCTGGGCAAGATGAGCAGGGAGGAGGCCATGTCTGCCTACATCACTGAAATGAAACTGGTGGCACAGAAG GTGATCGACACAGTGCCCCTGGGTGAGGTGGCAGAGGACATGTTTGGTTACTTCGAGCCCCTGTACCAGGTGATCCCTGACATGCCGAGGCCCCCAGAGACCTTCCTGAGAAGGGTCACAG GTTGGAAAGAGCAGGTTGTGAATGGAGTTGTTGGGGCTGTTTCagagcctccctgcctccccaagGAACCGGCACCCCCAAGCCCAG AGTCCCATTCACCCAGGGACCTGGACTCCGAGGTTTTCTGTGATTCCCTGGAGCAGCTGGAGCCTGAGCTG GTTTGGACAGAGCAGCGGGCAGCATCTGGAGGACAGCGTGACCCCAGGAAGAGCCCCATGCCCCCCGCAGAGAAAG AGGGGTTGCGGGGCAGCCCGCCAGGGCCCCAGGAGTTGGACGTGTGGCTGCTGGGGACAGTTCGAGCACTACAGGAGAGCATGCAGGAGGTGCAG agacggggtttcaccatcttggccaggctggtcttgaactcctga
- the ACBD4 gene encoding acyl-CoA-binding domain-containing protein 4 isoform X10, protein MGTGKESPEPDCQKQFQAAVSVIQNLPKNGTYRPSYEEMLRFYSYYKQATMGPCLVPRPGFWDPIGRYKWDAWNSLGKMSREEAMSAYITEMKLVAQKVIDTVPLGEVAEDMFGYFEPLYQVIPDMPRPPETFLRRVTGWKEQVVNGVVGAVSEPPCLPKEPAPPSPASLWAVTVPTPPQSPIHPGTWTPRFSVIPWSSWSLSWFGQSSGQHLEDSVTPGRAPCPPQRKRGCGAARQGPRSWTCGCWGQFEHYRRACRRCR, encoded by the exons ATGGGCACCGGGAAAGAAAGCCCAGAGCCCGACTGCCAGAAacagttccaggctgcagtgagcgtcATCCAGAACCTGCCTAAGAACG GTACTTACCGCCCCTCCTATGAAGAGATGCTGCGATTCTACAGTTACTACAAGCAGGCCACTATGGGGCCCTGCCTGGTCCCCCGGCCCGGGTTCTGGGACCCCATTGGACGATATAAGTG GGACGCCTGGAACAGTCTGGGCAAGATGAGCAGGGAGGAGGCCATGTCTGCCTACATCACTGAAATGAAACTGGTGGCACAGAAG GTGATCGACACAGTGCCCCTGGGTGAGGTGGCAGAGGACATGTTTGGTTACTTCGAGCCCCTGTACCAGGTGATCCCTGACATGCCGAGGCCCCCAGAGACCTTCCTGAGAAGGGTCACAG GTTGGAAAGAGCAGGTTGTGAATGGAGTTGTTGGGGCTGTTTCagagcctccctgcctccccaagGAACCGGCACCCCCAAGCCCAG CTTCCCTCTGGGCAGTAACTGTACCAACCCCTCCACAGAGTCCCATTCACCCAGGGACCTGGACTCCGAGGTTTTCTGTGATTCCCTGGAGCAGCTGGAGCCTGAGCTG GTTTGGACAGAGCAGCGGGCAGCATCTGGAGGACAGCGTGACCCCAGGAAGAGCCCCATGCCCCCCGCAGAGAAAG AGGGGTTGCGGGGCAGCCCGCCAGGGCCCCAGGAGTTGGACGTGTGGCTGCTGGGGACAGTTCGAGCACTACAGGAGAGCATGCAGGAGGTGCAGGTGA
- the ACBD4 gene encoding acyl-CoA-binding domain-containing protein 4 isoform X2, with amino-acid sequence MGTGKESPEPDCQKQFQAAVSVIQNLPKNGTYRPSYEEMLRFYSYYKQATMGPCLVPRPGFWDPIGRYKWDAWNSLGKMSREEAMSAYITEMKLVAQKVIDTVPLGEVAEDMFGYFEPLYQVIPDMPRPPETFLRRVTGWKEQVVNGVVGAVSEPPCLPKEPAPPSPESHSPRDLDSEVFCDSLEQLEPELVWTEQRAASGGQRDPRKSPMPPAEKEGLRGSPPGPQELDVWLLGTVRALQESMQEVQVRVHSLESMPRPPEQRPQSRPSARPWPLGLPGRALLFFLLWPFVVQWLFRMFRTQKR; translated from the exons ATGGGCACCGGGAAAGAAAGCCCAGAGCCCGACTGCCAGAAacagttccaggctgcagtgagcgtcATCCAGAACCTGCCTAAGAACG GTACTTACCGCCCCTCCTATGAAGAGATGCTGCGATTCTACAGTTACTACAAGCAGGCCACTATGGGGCCCTGCCTGGTCCCCCGGCCCGGGTTCTGGGACCCCATTGGACGATATAAGTG GGACGCCTGGAACAGTCTGGGCAAGATGAGCAGGGAGGAGGCCATGTCTGCCTACATCACTGAAATGAAACTGGTGGCACAGAAG GTGATCGACACAGTGCCCCTGGGTGAGGTGGCAGAGGACATGTTTGGTTACTTCGAGCCCCTGTACCAGGTGATCCCTGACATGCCGAGGCCCCCAGAGACCTTCCTGAGAAGGGTCACAG GTTGGAAAGAGCAGGTTGTGAATGGAGTTGTTGGGGCTGTTTCagagcctccctgcctccccaagGAACCGGCACCCCCAAGCCCAG AGTCCCATTCACCCAGGGACCTGGACTCCGAGGTTTTCTGTGATTCCCTGGAGCAGCTGGAGCCTGAGCTG GTTTGGACAGAGCAGCGGGCAGCATCTGGAGGACAGCGTGACCCCAGGAAGAGCCCCATGCCCCCCGCAGAGAAAG AGGGGTTGCGGGGCAGCCCGCCAGGGCCCCAGGAGTTGGACGTGTGGCTGCTGGGGACAGTTCGAGCACTACAGGAGAGCATGCAGGAGGTGCAGGTGAGGGTGCACAGCCTGGAGAGCATGCCCCGGCCCCCTGAGCAG AGGCCGCAGTCCAGGCCCAGTGCTCGGCCATGGCCCCTTGGGCTCCCGGGGCGCGCGCTGCTCTTCTTCCTCCTGTGGCCCTTCGTCGTCCAGTGGCTCTTCCGAATGTTTCGGACCCAAAAGAGGTGA